In one Plasmodium falciparum 3D7 genome assembly, chromosome: 14 genomic region, the following are encoded:
- a CDS encoding DNA-directed RNA polymerase III subunit RPC5, putative — translation MEEDLKFFSNYTYAEETDRESENSNTDDEEIEEEIDIYLNNVNEYNLNNINTYLIQYPLRPKYRPYNFTNNIQKIYKCNNYNKLRNIKNNVQNNEESYIFEYKLHESIKEDFHESNTMYKDEKIDRNISRLISTSVLCEYITNCVCIFKYNEVTMKKEIFMIPLKHIYQFKPCYDNIFLDRILDDSTKGENKLSLMSMNGMYNMNNMNNLNPNNGNNNNNNNNNNNSYYYNNERDNEDSLENNKRLNFNNKSNDNNNNNNNNDNNNNNNNNNNNNNNNNNNSNNNNNNNYNYYNNNYNNNYNNNYNNNYNNNNNLNNLNSNIWSSIVNIYDQESYEAQELISLFTTINYEHDSIIQISENQKEIYIDHEKCNSYEHDSFIKNNIKEIKFNNDAFLYLNNMCKNAKEYEGSSNLNDDNNMNDGIYNDSCSNNIKRHNNSLTNYEEDIFININMMYFFSLSLDEQIINLFRIKNVQSFQEIKKILKSNIEDEVLLNCVKKYCINILGLWVIKSKYLYKFLRGKQDKKENIKDNNVIENNANDKNISNTDNNNNNNIPNGGNIEEKFSYVDYKMRVRDLLLVIIYKQVEPMLYKFIYDTRHQIINKKNNNINNNINNNNNNSVVYNNYDNHNTIRNIDTIGRKKMNSSTSIIIENFEKATNLSNNVLVEIFAPLCEYKYTGYFFKHKMDELFLLNNINLCLSYNEKWKNKMIKIAKIIQMYKNSKIIINDYKLDIRTLEKYITDMLNNNCFSFDHIYNNIKKESKNIHMDLQTFIQALNNIAININNMWFLKIKNNSDFNKCRNAVINIFQNDHNMVLTKNEIIKKVETYIKSQLNIPDIYFRNILKEFCIQKNGKYFFKGNDEFNMD, via the coding sequence ATGGAAGAGGATTTAAAATTCTTTAGTAACTATACTTACGCAGAAGAAACTGATAGAGAGTCTGAGAATTCAAATACAGATGATGAAGAGATTGAAGAagaaatagatatatatttaaataacgttaatgaatataatttaaataatattaacacaTATCTTATACAATATCCTTTAAGACCTAAATATCGTCCCTATAATTTtactaataatatacaaaagatatataaatgtaataattataataaattaaggaatataaaaaataatgtacaaaataatgaggaaagttatatatttgaatataaaTTACATGAATCTATAAAAGAGGATTTCCACGAATCTAATACAATGTATAAAGATGAAAAGATAGATAGAAATATAAGTAGATTAATTAGTACTAGTGTTTTATGTGAATATATAACAAActgtgtatgtatatttaaatataatgaagttacaatgaaaaaagaaatttttatGATACCTTTAAAGCATATATATCAATTCAAACCatgttatgataatatatttttggatAGGATATTAGATGATTCTACTAAGGGAGAAAATAAACTTTCCCTTATGAGCATGAACGGTATGtacaatatgaataatatgaacaactTGAATCCTaataatggtaataataataataataataataataataataacagttattattataataatgaaaggGATAATGAAGACAGCTTGGAGAATAATAAACGtctaaattttaataataaaagtaatgataataataataataataacaacaatgataataacaataataataacaacaataataataacaacaataataacaataataatagcaacaataataataacaataattacaattattataacaataattataacaataattataacaataattataacaataattataacaataataacaatttgaATAACCTTAATAGTAATATCTGGAGTAgtattgttaatatatatgatcagGAATCATATGAAGCCCAAGAATTAATATCACTTTTTACAACCATCAATTATGAACATGATagtataatacaaataagtgaaaatcaaaaagaaatttatatTGATCACGAGAAATGTAATTCATATGAGCACGATTCCTttatcaaaaataatattaaagaaattaaatttaataatgatgcttttttatatttaaataatatgtgtAAGAATGCTAAAGAATATGAAGGTTCCTCAAatttaaatgatgataataatatgaatgatggTATTTATAATGACAGTTGTtcgaataatataaaaagacaTAATAATAGTTTGACAAATTATGAGGAGgatatattcattaatattaatatgatgtatttcttttctttaagTCTAGATGAACAAATCATAAATTTGTTCCgtataaaaaatgttcaaAGTTTTCAAgaaattaagaaaatattaaaatcaaATATAGAAGATGAGGTTTTATTAAATtgtgttaaaaaatattgtataaatattttaggATTGTGGGTTATTAAAtcgaaatatttatataaatttttacgAGGAAAACaagataaaaaggaaaatataaaagataataatgttattgaaaataatgcaaatgataaaaatataagtaatacagataataataataataataatataccaaACGGTGGTAATATTGAGGAAAAATTCTCCTATGTTGATTATAAAATGAGGGTACGAGATTTATTATTagttatcatatataaacaaGTCGAACCTATGCTATATaagtttatatatgatacgagacatcaaataataaataagaaaaataataatataaacaataatataaataataataataataatagtgttgtttataataattacgaTAATCATAACACTATTAGAAATATTGATACTATTggtagaaaaaaaatgaattcttCAACATCTATTATTATTGAAAATTTTGAAAAGGCTACaaatttatcaaataatGTTCTTGTTGAAATATTCGCACCTTTatgtgaatataaatatactggatatttttttaaacataaaatggatgaattgtttttattaaataatataaatttatgtttatcatataatgaaaaatggaaaaataaaatgataaaaattgcaaaaattattcaaatgtataaaaatagtaaaattattattaatgattATAAATTAGACATACGAACATTAGAAAAGTATATTACTGAtatgttaaataataattgctTTTCTTTtgatcatatttataataatataaaaaaagaatccaaaaatatacatatggaTTTACAAACATTTATTCAAGCTCTTAATAATATtgctattaatataaataatatgtggtttctaaaaataaaaaataatagtgATTTTAATAAGTGTAGAAATGcagttattaatattttccaaaatgatcataatatggttttaacaaaaaatgaaattattaaaaaagtaGAAACGTATATTAAGTCACAATTAAATATACCAGATATTTATTttagaaatattttaaaagaattctgtatacaaaaaaatggaaaatattttttcaaggGAAATGACGAATTTAATATggactaa
- a CDS encoding ATP-dependent RNA helicase DBP5: METQEAPNIETKDEKQNGDADIIVTNKDEQSSKKKEENSNDDNKPGDVKEPADDNKPSDKKQPDDDNKYSDKKQPDDDNKSSDKKQPADDNKDNAGSDNVMNMFLNYLQKNKDDPAILQTMMSMMSGQNKNNLSASDLLSFTNSLNKKGEEKGEKNKEEEKKENEMPSEDLKNPSELITKEEKNEDNISTSDTQNVSNNIITKSESDTKQNNDSSSNNNNNNNYSVSEKVSGEENTNNNNNEEVVKKKHSVLVEDNDDYEIEETVEPKEPVEEEAISIIENININNKEKEKKGNDLFSPTSSSIENNNNDNNKESSDFKLYHSKNTWEELKIDNELIQILTYLKFLGPSKIQAYALPIILSSNKNLIAQSQNGSGKTLTFVIAMLCKINRTLSSLQAVCICPTRELSQQNYDVVCNFTKYLNVKVFLAVPLCERYNKSGGYQIYVGTPGKTLDFLKRKFIDTKNIKLFVLDEADDLIDIKNNMSSQVETIKRFLPRSCQILLFSATYNDSVRKFADQFAPKATKISVRQEDLTLKCVKQYYLITENDEQKYYYLSELYCSMTISQCVIFVNSKKSAYNLYNFMTENSHNVTLICADSIISRFTKNQIQKANVLGMDPKTRDTLMADFKKGISKVLICTDLLSRGIDVPSISLVINFDLPYIYQGRIGDTLNNTSNQRVNMETYIHRIGRTGRFGTKGMAINFISKNQMSHIKQIEEYYKCSIADLEFDSELMITSLTKLKN; this comes from the coding sequence ATGGAAACACAAGAGGCACCAAATATTGAGACTAAAGATGAAAAACAGAATGGAGATGCAGATATAATAGTTACAAATAAAGATGAACAAAGTTCAAAGAAGAAGGAAGAAAAtagtaatgatgataataaaccTGGGGATGTTAAAGAACCTGCTGATGATAATAAACCAAGTGATAAGAAACAACCtgatgatgataacaaaTATAGTGATAAGAAACAACCTGATGACGATAACAAATCTAGTGATAAGAAACAACCTgctgatgataataaagacAATGCAGGTAGTGATAATGTTATGAATATGTTTTTGAATTATCTAcagaaaaataaagatgaCCCAGCTATCCTTCAAACCATGATGTCCATGATGAGCggacaaaataaaaataatttgtcAGCTTCTGACCTTTTGTCGTTTACAAATAgcttaaataaaaaaggtgAAGAGAAGggtgaaaaaaataaggaagaggagaaaaaggaaaatgaaATGCCAAGTGAGGATCTTAAAAATCCAAGTGAATTAATAACAAAAGAAgagaaaaatgaagataatatatcTACATCGGATACACAAAAtgttagtaataatataataacaaaaagtGAAAGTGATACTAAGcaaaataatgatagtagtagtaataataataataataataattatagtgTGAGCGAAAAAGTTTCTGGTGAAGAGAacactaataataataataacgaaGAAGTTGTTAAAAAAAAGCACAGTGTACTTGTagaagataatgatgattatGAAATTGAAGAAACTGTAGAACCCAAAGAACCAGTAGAAGAAGAAGCAATATCAAtaattgaaaatataaatattaataataaagaaaaagaaaaaaaaggaaacgaTTTATTTAGCCCTACTAGTAGTTcaattgaaaataataataatgataataataaagaaagtaGTGATTTTAAATTGTATCATTCTAAAAATACATGggaagaattaaaaattgataatgaattaatacaaatattaacatatttaaaatttttaggACCATCCAAAATACAGGCTTATGCATTGCCTATAATTTTAAGTAGTAATAAGAATTTAATAGCACAATCACAAAATGGATCTGGAAAAACCTTAACTTTTGTGATTGCTATGTTATGTAAAATTAATAGAACGCTTTCATCTTTACAAGCTGTTTGTATATGTCCCACAAGAGAATTATCACAACAGAATTATGATGTAGTATGTAACTTTAcgaaatatttaaatgttaAAGTATTTTTAGCTGTACCATTATGtgaaagatataataaatcaggtggatatcaaatatatgtaGGTACTCCGGGAAAAACGTTAGATTTTTTAAAACGAAAATTTATTgacacaaaaaatataaaattatttgttttagaTGAAGCAGATGATTTaattgatataaaaaataatatgtctTCACAAGTAGAAACTATTAAAAGATTTTTACCGCGATCTTgtcaaatattattattttcagcAACATATAATGATAGTGTACGAAAATTTGCAGATCAATTTGCTCCCAAAGCAACAAAGATAAGTGTAAGACAAGAAGATTTGACATTAAAATGTGTAAAACAATATTATCTAATAACAGAAAATGatgaacaaaaatattattatttatcggAATTATATTGTTCCATGACAATATCACAATGtgttatatttgtaaattcaaaaaagtcagcatataatttatataattttatgacaGAAAATAGTCATAATGTAACATTAATATGTGCTGATAGTATAATAAGTCGTTTTACAAAAAATCAAATACAAAAAGCTAATGTTCTAGGAATGGATCCTAAAACGAGAGATACCTTAATGGCAgattttaaaaaaggaatatcaAAAGTATTAATATGTACAGATTTGTTATCTCGTGGTATTGATGTACCATCCATAAGTTTAGTTATTAATTTTGATTtgccatatatatatcaaggAAGAATAGGTGATACTCTAAATAATACATCTAACCAACGTGTTAATATGgaaacatatatacacaGAATAGGTAGAACAGGTAGATTCGGAACTAAGGGTATGgcaattaattttattagtaAAAACCAAATGTCTCATATTAAACAAATAGAGGAATATTATAAGTGTTCTATAGCTGATCTAGAATTCGATTCGGAATTAATGATAACATCCTTGACCaaattgaaaaattaa
- a CDS encoding golgi apparatus membrane protein TVP23, putative — translation MSAGIYQSGQDDMNKSNISNEIMNNMMNVNNNFNFSSFNQNDLPRYVNEFIQKMNHPYICMIHVLPKFFSIFIYFLGPFLFRNEKSKEYDFIITFAITFFLVSLDFYLVKNITGRFLVRMIWWIDSGEDYSNNVIFHSLEDKSTNSNEKNVFWFSLYIYVFIWLVQTIQMFISFQVCWFLLCVLCFFLSYYNLYNFWKCSKEQPEIVTGVLNKINFNAILKKLVNNKTYY, via the exons ATGAGCGCAGGCATATACCAAAGTGGACAAgatgatatgaataaatcaaatatatcaaatgaaattatgaataatatgatgaacgttaataataattttaatttttcttcatttaatcAAAATGACCTTCCAAGATATGTGAATGaatttattcaaaaaatgaaTCATCCTTATATTTGTATGATTCATGTTCTTCCTAAATTCTTCTccatatttat TTATTTCCTAGGCCCCTTTTTATTTAGAAATGAAAAGTCAAAAGAATACGATTTTATTATAACCTTTgcaattacattttttttagtgTCATTGGACTTTTATTtagttaaaaatataacaggaag ATTTTTGGTAAGAATGATATGGTGGATAGACTCAGGTGAAGATTATTCTAACAATGTAATTTTTCATTCATTAGAAGATAAATCAACAAAtagtaatgaaaaaaatgttttttggttttctttatatatatacgtttTTATTTGGCTAGTTCAAACTATACAAATGTTTATATCATTTCAAGTATGTTGGTTTTTATTATGCGTTTTATGtttctttttatcatattataatttatataatttttggaAATGTTCAAAGGAACAACCGGAAATTGTTACGGgagttttaaataaaattaattttaatgcaatattaaaaaaattagttaataataaaacatactactaa
- a CDS encoding exonuclease V, mitochondrial, putative: MLTTYNIIWKKEEEDDSLNIEKRNRLFHEHVKEQKNDILSPSEFDLLVNDIEDLLEEQQINETEKLYKVSKSPNEKFNKKYKLSITDLSAQLWCEQQLELVLTTGKRRETEAMRLGIERHEILEKADHLIVNVEVNTREESLGYRLLNSITLLGQLFQTKKAREVWVFGIIRNYVLRGIIDELRIEYDNVTKKEYLIISDTKTRKEKKEPSLAQKRTSAIQVQTYCLILQQLKNGKADFKKLFEIYECDPLFEFTAVDLVKYKNLENLSIELNKLFMKLPKIKEEMEIVYEHEGKEFSRNLIPYFYHSTLYTINILLDYWDGKRSSDVVENSDKWKCKFCDFVKNCVRCPLDY; encoded by the coding sequence atgctTACGACATACAATATAATTTGGAAAAAGGAAGAGGAAGATGATAGcttaaatatagaaaaacgAAATAGGCTTTTTCATGAGCATGTAAAAGAACAGAAGAATGATATTTTATCACCATCTGAATTTGATTTGTTAGTAAATGATATAGAGGATTTATTAGAAGAACAACAAATTAACGAGacagaaaaattatataaagtatCTAAATCTccaaatgaaaaatttaataaaaaatataaattaagtaTTACAGATTTGTCAGCTCAATTATGGTGTGAACAGCAACTGGAATTAGTTTTAACGACAGGGAAAAGAAGAGAAACAGAAGCTATGCGTTTAGGTATCGAGAGACATGAAATATTAGAAAAAGCTGATCATTTAATTGTAAATGTCGAAGTGAATACAAGAGAAGAATCTTTAGGTTATCGTTTATTAAATAGTATTACATTATTAGGACAATTATTCCAAACCAAAAAAGCTAGAGAAGTTTGGGTTTTTGGTATTATAAGAAATTATGTTTTAAGAGGTATTATTGATGAACTCAGAATTGAATATGATAATGTTACTAAAAAAGAATATCTTATTATATCCGATACCAAAacaagaaaagaaaagaaagaacCTTCTCTAGCACAAAAAAGAACTTCAGCAATACAAGTTCAAACATATTGTCTTATATTAcaacaattaaaaaatggaaaagcTGATTTTAAAAAACTTTTTGAAATTTATGAATGTGATCCCTTATTCGAATTTACTGCTGTTGATCttgttaaatataaaaatttagaaaACTTATCTAtcgaattaaataaattatttatgaaattaccaaaaattaaagaagaaATGGAAATTGTATATGAACATGAGGGAAAAGAATTTTCAAGAAATCTAATTCCATACTTTTATCACTCTACTTTATatactataaatatattacttgATTATTGGGATGGTAAAAGATCTAGTGATGTTGTAGAAAATTCTGATAAGTGGAAATGCAAATTCTGtgattttgtaaaaaattgTGTCAGATGTCCCCTAGATTACTAA
- a CDS encoding zinc finger protein, putative, which produces MDEEKLLNYTSPSNSINNIPYSNFILPMLIKRKMINDLYNDNINDDENTGGGIYDRKRARKSLYENFELLKEQKLDEHDICIDHFKDMEKYTEKICELKNIYNFLFNNVNIDYNNYDILYVNKKFCTINCNNIIYNKNIFIDNFIYNLFNYHKIAKGHTQNDVIKYGKGNLYNVAHDVYNNKYVKKKKNIGRRYLNCISNQILYIDDLSRHDILLLISFFIQLQNEQKKNEKEEKNLENIANINEIKMNIYSLNDIYNYYYKEKVYQCFTCGLRFMTSMDKLNHLENHYKKSQFYLNNSERSSFTKSKKRFLYLDHINLPIEVFVCKNYSIFEDFYDNVVTKNMASFNFQGSHIEEQILDDNNDNDSYHNDDEKIYYEEGEKKKKDESKNNDSLYSYLHTKIHTHPNKDKNQESFLNNNTKNIQEKYNVYNMLSYNNNNNNNNDVANLFNFKKTYNNIDNFFHNKETIHNMINPNMAVDKNKKKRNILNDREKGSNEINFFDYIYGNENTYDVYLSNYYTVTEDNSVLINYINGPTMYRNIMKCLEIKDIYNYKFPSWIPKRSINNFFIKRIIEIDKDLIGIQKKTNIFTNILSGRTPSNTFPLNSYNIQDDLNINNNTNNNLKGKNKKKIDVINKNNLWNICTTHEFYNSKGLCPINVFLSYQKENTLDHQTEHSDKNDHDDKEESNNYPMQNSICTQESVENNHVLYSFLNIFNQKYFAQTDIFKNILLFHIRKHYFMIINELKDNIDFNELHSRLFQYIYNNYSKTISIFNINNYKIDTCFLCKENFSFEYSYEYNDFYYTNVICVDLKNVYENDDVEDTEEDANKNYDIDMSIKRIDHMCDEYVYNNNSYDIMDKCLYEKHKELNELLYENNKEMSDDAITQVELLNNKMVNNEINECSNHNNIKKVNNINTYDNININNIFTDIKKIIDDNCFLGNTIIESNMDCNFHMNIINKKNKKKDHIMNHYNNLFKNLCIPYDTLDILHRIKKGDITGKTNMTTNNFSNNTTNDEGYTNEEIDNFLKNYDNITNDIKNAVFQSTYHNRSPSKNKNSFNDIIMSYIYNDENKKKQHSNIFFPSKNYTYTNFTYFHIQCFKNYIEYNILPYYFLTKLNDKYFKNIILGAITDLYNSYKNICNKRNNRDLKISNVKKGQIHKRRHF; this is translated from the coding sequence atggatGAAGAGAAACTTTTAAACTATACCAGTCCCAGTAACAGCATCAATAATATACCATACAGTAACTTTATTTTACCCatgttaataaaaagaaaaatgattaacgatttatataatgataatattaatgatgatgaaaatacaGGAGGTGGAATATATGATAGGAAACGAGCTAGGAAAAGTTTATATGAAAACTTTGAACTtttaaaagaacaaaaattaGATGAACATGATATATGTATAGATCATTTTAAGGATATGGAAAAATATACTGAAAAAATTtgtgaattaaaaaatatatataattttttatttaataatgttaatatagATTATAACAATtatgatattttatatgtcaataaaaaattttgtaccatcaattgtaataatataatttataataagaatatatttatagacaattttatatacaacTTATTCAATTATCATAAGATAGCTAAAGGTCATACACAAAATgatgtaataaaatatgggaaaggaaatttatataatgttgCACATgatgtttataataataaatatgtaaaaaaaaaaaaaaatattggtAGAAGATACCTAAATTGTATATCCaatcaaatattatatattgatgATTTATCAAGAcatgatattttattattaatatctttttttattcaattacaaaatgaacaaaaaaaaaatgaaaaagaagaaaaaaatttagaaaatattGCAAAcattaatgaaataaaaatgaatatatattctttaaatgatatttataattattattataaagaaaaagtatATCAATGTTTTACCTGTGGATTGAGATTTATGACTAGTATGGACAAATTAAATCATTTAGAAAATCATTACAAGAAAAGCCAATTTTATCTGAACAATTCTGAAAGAAGCTCTTTTAcgaaaagtaaaaaaagatTTCTTTATTTAGACCACATAAATTTACCTATAGAAGTTTTCGTTTGTAAAAATTATTCCATATTCGAAGatttttatgataatgtAGTAACCAAAAACATGGCTTCGTTTAATTTCCAAGGTTCTCATATAGAGGAACAAATAttggatgataataatgataacgaTAGTTatcataatgatgatgaaaaaatatattatgaagaaggagaaaaaaaaaaaaaagatgaaagtaaaaataatgatagttTATATTCCTATCTTCATACgaaaatacatacacatcctaataaggataaaaatcaagaatcatttttaaataataatacaaaaaatatacaagaaaaatataatgtttaCAATAtgttatcatataataataataataataataataatgatgtagCTAAcctatttaattttaaaaaaacatataataatatagataatttttttcataataaggAAACAATACATAATATGATCAATCCTAATATGGCagtagataaaaataaaaaaaaaagaaatattttaaatgataGGGAAAAAGGTagtaatgaaataaatttctttgattatatttatggAAATGAAAATACATATGATGTTTACTTATCTAATTATTATACAGTAACTGAAGATAATAgtgttttaataaattatattaatggCCCTACTATGTatagaaatattatgaaatgtTTAGaaattaaagatatatataattataaatttccTTCATGGATACCTAAAAGaagtataaataatttttttattaaacgaATTATTGAAATAGATAAGGATCTTATAGGTATTCAAAAGAagacaaatatatttacaaatatcTTATCTGGTAGGACTCCTAGTAATACCTTTCCTCTTAATTCATATAACATACAAGATGatcttaatattaataataatacgaataataatttaaaagggaaaaataaaaaaaaaattgatgtAATTAACAAAAACAATTTGTGGAATATTTGTACTACCCATGAATTTTATAATAGTAAAGGGTTGTGTCCAATTAATGTTTTCTTAAGTTATCAAAAGGAAAATACTCTGGATCATCAAACAGAACACAGtgataaaaatgatcatGATGATAAAGAAGAATCAAATAATTACCCTATGCAGAATTCTATATGTACACAAGAAAGTGTCGAAAACAATCATGTATTATATTCCtttctaaatatttttaatcaaAAGTATTTTGCACAGAcagatatttttaaaaatatattactctTTCATATAAGGAaacattattttatgataataaatgaGCTTAAGGATAATATCGATTTTAATGAATTACATTCACGATTATTtcagtatatatataataattactcTAAGACCAtatctatatttaatataaataattataaaatagacACCTGTTTTTTGTGTAAAGAAAACTTTTCTTTTGAATATTCCTATGAGTATaatgatttttattatacgAATGTTATTTGTGtggatttaaaaaatgtatatgaaaatgatgatgtGGAAGATACAGAAGAGGACGCAAACAAAAATTACGATATTGATATGAGTATAAAAAGAATTGATCATATGTGTGAtgaatatgtttataataataatagttatgATATAATGGataaatgtttatatgaaaaacataaagaattaaatgaattgttgtatgaaaataataaagaaatgtCTGATGACGCTATAACGCAGGTAGAATTATTGAATAACAAAATGGTTAATAACGAAATTAATGAATGCTCCaaccataataatataaagaaggtaaataacataaatacatatgataatataaatattaataatatatttactgatatcaaaaaaattatagatGATAATTGCTTCCTTGGAAATACAATTATCGAATCTAATATGGATTGTAATtttcatatgaatattataaataaaaaaaataaaaaaaaagatcatATCATgaatcattataataatttatttaaaaatttgtgTATTCCATATGATACATTAGATATATTACATAGAATTAAAAAGGGTGACATAACAGGTAAGACAAATATGACAACAAATAATTTTAGTAATAACACAACAAATGATGAAGGATATACAAATGAGGAAAtagataattttttaaaaaattatgataacataacaaatgatataaaaaatgccGTATTTCAAAGTACTTACCACAATAGATCTccatcaaaaaataaaaattcttttAACGATATAATTAtgagttatatatataatgatgaaaataaaaaaaagcaGCATAGCAATATTTTCTTCCCATCTAAAAATTATACTTATAcaaattttacatatttccATATACAgtgttttaaaaattatatagaatataatatacttcCATATTACTTCCTTACAAAATTAAATgacaaatattttaaaaatataatattgggAGCAATAActgatttatataattcgtacaaaaatatatgtaacaaGAGAAATAATAGAGATCTTAAAATAAGTAACGTAAAAAAAGGACAAATTCATAAAAGGAGACACTTTTAA